The Methanobrevibacter sp. genome includes a region encoding these proteins:
- a CDS encoding glutamate--tRNA ligase, translating into MDELEEIVFKHALLNAAKHKGSANPGAVMGSIMSSEPELRPRAKEIGPLSGKIVAQVNALSPEEQKAKMEELGVAVEEKKQKKEEGLPKLPGKNKDVVMRFAPNPSGPLHIGHARAAVPNGEYVKKCGGKFILRIEDTDPKRIYEPAYELIQEDLKWLGIEPDEVYYQSDRFEIYYQYAEELINRGAAYMCTCDGGEFKRLKDSCQPCPCRDNTVEENMELWKRFPEMEAGEAVLRIKTDINHKNPAIRDWVAMRIVEEEHPRMGTKYRVYPMMNFSVSVDDHLLGMTHVLRGKDHLANSEKQKYLYQHMDWEVPEFIHYGRLKMEDIALSTSKAMAGIEDGTYSGWDDPRLGTLRAIARRGIQPETITQLMVEIGIKMSDSAISWKKIYGLNRNIIEQKVNRYFFVPNPVKIDIADVPNEDLGLAIERPLHPDFEERGNRTLVFDKEVYIPAADLTDGISRLMDAVNVEIKEGNAEFHSKSFEDARDAKARIIQWVPTDAIKAKVVMDDASVTEGLCEIDCNELKVGDIVQFERFGFARLDEIKDDELIFYYAHK; encoded by the coding sequence ATGGATGAATTAGAAGAAATTGTATTTAAACATGCATTATTGAATGCGGCAAAACATAAGGGAAGTGCAAATCCTGGGGCAGTTATGGGCTCCATCATGAGCAGTGAACCTGAACTTAGGCCAAGGGCAAAGGAAATCGGTCCATTGTCCGGAAAGATAGTGGCTCAAGTGAATGCACTCTCCCCTGAGGAACAGAAAGCCAAGATGGAAGAATTGGGAGTCGCTGTTGAAGAGAAAAAACAGAAAAAAGAGGAAGGATTGCCAAAGCTTCCAGGAAAAAACAAGGATGTTGTAATGCGTTTTGCACCTAACCCAAGCGGTCCATTGCACATTGGACATGCAAGGGCAGCTGTTCCAAATGGGGAATATGTGAAAAAATGCGGTGGAAAATTCATTTTAAGAATAGAGGATACAGATCCTAAACGTATTTACGAACCTGCCTATGAATTGATTCAAGAGGATTTGAAATGGCTTGGAATAGAGCCAGATGAAGTTTACTATCAAAGCGACCGCTTTGAAATCTATTACCAATATGCTGAAGAGCTCATCAATCGTGGAGCAGCCTACATGTGCACCTGTGATGGAGGAGAGTTCAAGAGGCTTAAGGACAGCTGTCAGCCTTGTCCATGCAGAGACAACACTGTAGAGGAAAACATGGAGCTTTGGAAAAGGTTCCCTGAAATGGAAGCCGGTGAAGCTGTACTTAGAATCAAGACAGATATTAACCATAAGAATCCGGCCATTCGTGATTGGGTTGCAATGAGAATTGTTGAAGAGGAACACCCAAGAATGGGCACTAAATACAGAGTCTATCCTATGATGAACTTCTCAGTATCTGTAGATGACCATCTTCTTGGAATGACCCATGTCCTAAGGGGAAAAGACCACTTGGCAAACAGCGAGAAGCAAAAGTACCTTTACCAGCACATGGATTGGGAAGTTCCTGAATTTATCCATTACGGCAGATTGAAGATGGAAGACATTGCATTAAGCACTTCAAAGGCTATGGCTGGAATTGAAGACGGCACTTACAGTGGCTGGGATGATCCAAGGCTTGGAACCTTGAGAGCCATTGCAAGAAGGGGTATCCAACCGGAAACCATTACCCAATTGATGGTGGAGATAGGCATTAAGATGTCTGATTCAGCTATCAGTTGGAAAAAGATCTATGGATTGAACAGGAATATAATTGAGCAAAAGGTTAACAGATACTTCTTTGTTCCAAATCCTGTAAAAATAGATATTGCAGATGTTCCAAATGAAGATTTAGGATTAGCAATTGAAAGGCCATTGCATCCTGACTTCGAGGAAAGGGGCAATAGGACTCTTGTATTTGATAAGGAAGTCTATATTCCTGCAGCAGATCTGACTGATGGAATCAGTCGTTTAATGGATGCTGTAAATGTTGAAATTAAAGAGGGAAATGCTGAATTCCACAGCAAATCATTTGAAGATGCAAGAGATGCTAAGGCAAGAATCATTCAATGGGTTCCAACAGATGCAATCAAGGCCAAGGTTGTAATGGATGATGCATCTGTAACTGAAGGTCTTTGTGAAATCGACTGCAATGAATTGAAGGTTGGGGACATTGTACAATTTGAAAGATT
- a CDS encoding class I SAM-dependent methyltransferase: MAFQINDPEEIDWAYFWREKLEAKKDRSKDWNKAAPNFGKSAKKDDYHTKLIERIDVTKDDTLLDLGCGEGSITIPLAKKAKAVTGVDSAYRMLEILNEKAQKENVTNIRTIEEDLTKIKIDNVGKHDIVVASRSLNGVLNIKETIANINEIADKYVYITLFGPNNWKLEKEFYQSINKEYFEFPSHRYFFNILVDMGIYPNVENLNIGQSREYESIEEAMESGKWRLDTLNDEEKEELHKYLEDILERNDNGKLSNPNDKADWVLYWWKK, encoded by the coding sequence ATGGCATTTCAAATAAATGATCCTGAAGAGATTGATTGGGCTTATTTCTGGAGAGAGAAACTGGAAGCAAAAAAAGACAGGTCCAAAGACTGGAATAAGGCAGCCCCTAATTTTGGAAAATCCGCTAAAAAGGATGATTATCATACCAAATTGATTGAAAGAATTGATGTGACTAAAGATGATACTCTTCTTGATTTGGGATGCGGCGAAGGAAGCATAACCATTCCACTTGCCAAAAAGGCAAAAGCAGTGACTGGTGTTGATTCAGCATACAGAATGCTTGAGATATTGAATGAAAAGGCCCAAAAAGAAAACGTGACCAATATAAGAACAATCGAAGAGGACTTGACTAAAATTAAAATTGACAATGTGGGAAAGCATGATATCGTTGTGGCTTCAAGATCATTGAATGGAGTGCTAAACATAAAGGAAACCATTGCAAATATCAATGAAATAGCTGACAAATACGTTTACATAACCCTTTTCGGACCGAACAACTGGAAACTTGAAAAGGAATTTTATCAATCCATCAATAAGGAATACTTTGAATTTCCATCACACAGATACTTCTTCAACATACTTGTGGATATGGGAATCTATCCAAATGTTGAAAACCTTAACATAGGCCAGAGCAGGGAATATGAAAGCATTGAAGAGGCAATGGAAAGTGGAAAATGGAGATTGGACACCTTAAATGATGAAGAGAAAGAAGAGTTGCACAAATATCTTGAAGATATCCTTGAGAGAAATGATAATGGAAAGCTTTCAAATCCAAATGACAAGGCGGATTGGGTATTATACTGGTGGAAGAAATGA
- a CDS encoding class I SAM-dependent methyltransferase → MKKKITIEDENEIDWEELWTRKMDKKGDRGKDWTKAAVKYSERASKDNYTEQLISKMILSKEDTVLDVGCGEGSVTIPLSKEVSSVTAIDATEKMLEILDEKIKVESIDNIKTIKDDVNDVTLEKYGNHDTVLASRVINGIKSPRKVFSNFNEIANKYVFITLFGPNNWKLEKDFFKYINSEYGGAPSYTILLNLLAEMDIYPNVVNLDVGPVRTYKTIEEAIDNGKWNLAKFSKEEQELLPKYLESILEENEDGLLTNPNDKPDWVLIWWKK, encoded by the coding sequence ATGAAAAAGAAGATAACTATTGAAGATGAAAATGAAATCGATTGGGAAGAGCTTTGGACCAGGAAAATGGATAAGAAAGGAGACAGAGGCAAAGACTGGACCAAAGCGGCTGTAAAATATAGCGAGCGTGCTAGCAAGGACAATTACACAGAACAATTGATTTCAAAGATGATTCTATCCAAAGAGGATACCGTTTTAGATGTCGGCTGTGGAGAGGGAAGCGTGACAATCCCTTTATCCAAAGAAGTCTCTAGTGTTACAGCCATCGATGCAACCGAAAAGATGCTTGAGATATTGGATGAAAAGATCAAAGTGGAATCCATAGATAACATCAAGACCATCAAGGATGATGTGAATGATGTGACATTGGAGAAATACGGAAATCATGACACCGTTTTAGCGTCCAGAGTAATAAATGGAATAAAAAGCCCAAGAAAAGTCTTTTCCAACTTCAATGAAATAGCCAATAAATATGTCTTCATCACATTATTCGGACCGAATAACTGGAAGCTTGAAAAGGACTTCTTCAAATATATCAATAGCGAATATGGCGGTGCCCCATCATACACCATTCTTTTGAATCTCCTTGCAGAAATGGACATCTATCCGAATGTGGTTAATTTGGATGTTGGACCAGTCAGAACATATAAGACAATAGAAGAAGCCATTGACAATGGAAAATGGAACTTGGCCAAATTCAGCAAAGAAGAACAGGAATTATTGCCAAAATATCTTGAGTCAATTTTAGAAGAAAATGAGGATGGTCTGTTGACCAATCCTAACGACAAGCCAGATTGGGTATTGATTTGGTGGAAAAAATGA
- a CDS encoding class I SAM-dependent methyltransferase, translated as MKIEERIDSLDQDWEYIWQKSLKKGLKKEKDWDKIASEYGKWLENDDYPDVLLNEMRINPEDTVLDIGCGEGTITRKIAKKAKSVTGIDKSEKMLEELNKKANADNITNINTIQKDINDLDYDEIGDYDIVLASRCLNGIYHIKETLLTLNEIANKYVYITVFGSSTHKYKKEKAEIAGKPFKAGTDHMVLVMLLKSLGIEANIHQLDCKNLKEYHTIDEAIDRSIWRLGDLEEENRIALENYFKEIFVKNERGNWVNPKDKTDLVLIWWKKEE; from the coding sequence ATGAAGATTGAAGAAAGAATAGATTCTTTAGACCAAGATTGGGAATACATCTGGCAAAAATCCCTCAAAAAAGGATTAAAAAAGGAAAAGGATTGGGATAAGATAGCCTCCGAATATGGCAAATGGCTTGAAAATGATGATTATCCAGATGTTTTGCTCAATGAAATGAGAATAAACCCTGAAGATACTGTTTTAGATATAGGTTGCGGTGAAGGTACAATAACAAGAAAAATAGCTAAAAAGGCCAAATCAGTCACTGGAATCGATAAATCAGAAAAGATGCTTGAAGAATTGAATAAAAAGGCTAATGCTGATAATATAACTAATATAAACACCATTCAAAAGGACATAAATGACCTTGATTATGATGAGATTGGTGATTATGACATAGTACTTGCTTCAAGATGTCTAAATGGGATCTATCATATTAAAGAAACTCTTTTAACACTTAATGAAATAGCTAATAAATATGTTTACATAACTGTTTTTGGATCATCAACCCATAAATACAAAAAGGAAAAGGCAGAAATAGCTGGAAAGCCATTTAAGGCAGGTACAGACCATATGGTTTTGGTAATGCTTCTGAAAAGCCTTGGAATTGAAGCAAATATACATCAATTAGACTGTAAAAATTTAAAAGAGTACCATACAATCGATGAGGCAATAGATAGATCCATCTGGAGACTTGGAGACCTTGAGGAAGAGAATAGAATTGCCTTAGAAAACTATTTTAAAGAAATATTCGTTAAAAATGAGAGAGGAAACTGGGTCAATCCTAAAGATAAAACAGATTTAGTATTGATTTGGTGGAAAAAAGAAGAATGA
- a CDS encoding aldo/keto reductase — protein MFYRKLGKTDLEVSNLGFGCMRLPHKEHFYEIDEVEATKMFDYAIEHGVNYFDLAYSFHSKNRNLGGNAEPFLGKYLAEKGIRDDVVIQTKLPGWLVNKREDMDKFLDLQLERLQTDYIDVYMLHSLKIDFWNKLYGMDVLEFLDSILEDGRAKYVGFSFHDDLDVFFNIMDSYDKWDVILTQVNYLDEDYKSGLGGLEFVGMAGLGNVIMEPLRGGSLINNIPDEVQALWDTADKKRSPVEWAFEYLWDKPLVTSVFSGMSNMDQVKQNIAIAENCDVNSMSEHDRQILKDVTQVYKSREEIPCTGCRYCMPCHNRVDIPHCFKQYNIAKSLDYIDKTAAPYFWLVNKDERADSCTFCGECNIQCPQGIDIPAEMEKVFDFFHDEEYQ, from the coding sequence ATGTTTTATAGAAAATTGGGAAAAACTGATTTAGAAGTATCCAATTTAGGTTTTGGATGTATGCGTTTGCCTCATAAGGAGCATTTCTATGAAATCGATGAGGTGGAGGCTACCAAGATGTTCGATTATGCAATCGAACATGGAGTCAATTATTTTGATCTCGCTTATTCATTTCATAGTAAAAACAGAAACTTAGGAGGAAATGCCGAGCCCTTCTTAGGCAAATACCTTGCAGAGAAAGGCATCCGTGATGATGTTGTCATACAGACCAAATTGCCCGGATGGCTTGTAAACAAAAGGGAGGATATGGATAAGTTCCTTGATTTGCAGCTCGAAAGGCTGCAAACCGATTATATTGATGTTTACATGTTGCATTCCCTTAAGATAGACTTCTGGAATAAGCTATATGGAATGGATGTGTTGGAATTCTTGGATTCCATTCTAGAAGATGGAAGAGCCAAATATGTAGGATTCTCATTCCACGATGATTTGGATGTATTCTTCAACATCATGGATTCCTATGATAAGTGGGATGTGATATTGACACAAGTGAACTACCTTGATGAGGACTATAAAAGCGGTCTTGGCGGTTTGGAATTTGTAGGAATGGCAGGTCTCGGAAATGTCATTATGGAACCTCTCAGAGGGGGAAGCCTGATAAATAACATTCCAGATGAAGTGCAGGCTCTTTGGGATACTGCCGATAAGAAAAGAAGTCCTGTCGAATGGGCATTTGAATATTTATGGGACAAGCCTCTTGTAACTTCTGTATTCAGTGGTATGAGCAATATGGATCAGGTAAAGCAGAACATTGCCATCGCTGAAAACTGTGATGTAAATTCAATGAGCGAACATGACAGGCAAATACTGAAGGACGTCACTCAAGTTTACAAGTCAAGGGAAGAGATTCCATGTACAGGATGCAGATATTGCATGCCTTGCCATAACAGGGTGGACATTCCACATTGCTTCAAGCAGTATAACATTGCAAAAAGTCTGGATTACATTGATAAGACTGCAGCCCCTTATTTCTGGTTAGTTAATAAGGATGAAAGGGCTGACAGCTGTACTTTCTGTGGTGAGTGCAATATTCAATGTCCGCAAGGAATCGATATCCCTGCAGAAATGGAAAAGGTCTTTGATTTCTTCCATGATGAAGAATACCAATAA
- a CDS encoding zinc ribbon domain-containing protein, producing the protein MSKFCPKCGHKNKDVASFCGNCGTKLATSNFTTNLRDDGSTNSSTTSQKPSSANNSGDAGSTCCAVLIILFIIILIMSMG; encoded by the coding sequence ATGTCAAAATTTTGTCCGAAATGCGGTCATAAAAATAAGGATGTTGCATCATTCTGTGGAAATTGCGGAACAAAGTTGGCAACTTCAAATTTCACTACTAATCTAAGAGATGATGGCTCAACTAATAGTTCTACCACTTCTCAAAAACCTAGCAGCGCTAATAATTCTGGAGATGCGGGTTCTACATGTTGTGCAGTTCTTATAATATTATTTATAATAATCCTTATCATGTCAATGGGATGA
- a CDS encoding manganese-dependent inorganic pyrophosphatase, whose translation MSKTYIFGHKSPDTDSITSSLVMADLETKLGNDVLACRLGSLNKETEYVLNYFDLEAPELIEKIEDGAEVILVDHNSPSESVDNIENAKILKLVDHHKIAFETSYPLFIRTEPVGCTETILFKLYKENGFTPDKTIASLMLSAIISDTLLLKSPTTTEDDKEAVKELAEIAEIDYETYGLEMLKAGTDLSSFSIEEILSLDAKQIDFKDVKSIVNQVNTADIADVMEMKDELEAGMEKIIEDEGLDLFMLLITDIVNSNSQVIALGKDASLVEKAYDVKLEDNTVLLEGVVSRKKQVVPIMTENA comes from the coding sequence ATGAGTAAGACTTATATTTTTGGACATAAAAGTCCAGATACCGATTCAATTACTTCAAGTCTTGTAATGGCTGACTTGGAGACCAAATTAGGCAATGATGTTCTTGCATGCAGATTAGGCAGTTTAAATAAGGAAACTGAATATGTCTTGAATTACTTTGATTTGGAAGCTCCTGAATTGATTGAAAAAATCGAAGATGGTGCAGAAGTGATTCTTGTGGATCATAACAGTCCAAGCGAATCCGTGGACAATATAGAAAATGCAAAGATCCTAAAGCTTGTAGACCATCATAAGATAGCTTTTGAAACTTCCTATCCGTTATTCATCAGAACAGAACCTGTAGGATGTACCGAAACCATACTATTCAAGTTATATAAGGAAAATGGATTCACTCCTGACAAGACCATCGCATCATTGATGCTCTCTGCAATCATTTCAGACACTTTGCTCTTGAAATCTCCAACCACTACTGAAGATGATAAGGAAGCAGTGAAGGAACTTGCAGAGATTGCTGAAATTGATTATGAAACTTACGGTTTGGAAATGCTAAAGGCAGGAACAGACTTATCCAGTTTTTCAATTGAGGAAATCTTAAGCCTTGATGCAAAGCAGATTGACTTTAAGGATGTAAAATCCATTGTAAATCAAGTCAACACTGCAGACATTGCAGATGTTATGGAAATGAAGGATGAATTGGAAGCAGGAATGGAAAAGATCATTGAAGATGAAGGTTTGGACTTGTTCATGCTTTTAATTACTGATATCGTAAACAGCAATTCTCAAGTGATTGCTCTTGGAAAAGATGCTTCACTTGTGGAAAAGGCTTATGATGTAAAATTGGAAGACAACACTGTTTTACTTGAAGGTGTCGTTTCCCGTAAGAAACAGGTTGTTCCTATCATGACTGAAAATGCTTAA
- a CDS encoding type I restriction-modification system subunit M: MENVLGRQLWSIYEDLKREKRIGFLTDDEFQKYFLGFISYKYLSEKLETYINNELKGENISFEEAYSNRNYKKGLRERSIEDIGYFLSPSLLYKNIVSSKNYGSIIIEELEKAFNEISDSSVGRESQEDFQNLFEGVDLRASQLGKRMEDKNRVVFNILDALRFVHFDLDKESRDNTLLSKSILDNRKYNKNNHLSLMGSERRVHSRRKPHAMSFKPNLKAIEADFESLDSLVDEKMKTNLKDESLAYDLAEEKLSYDLNKSLLNEDSYSLDDEEYEKYIDNLIGNSFEYLLSEFSLNSSSSFDYYTPKEVSTLIAKLIASQKEHLDSVYDPCCGSASLLLEINKELPCDFICGQELNASFYNIARENMILHNIHYKDFDIKQGDSLEQPQHLNYTFDAIVSQIPFNSKWTADRSFLDDVRFKDYNILPPRTKADYAFIQHMLYHLNEDGIMIVVVPHGVLFRSAAEGTIRRIIVDRYNYLDAVIGLPANMFYSTNNPACMMIFKKNRNLYDDVLFIDASRDYNKFKLINNLREEDIYKIVSTYYYREEKDGYSHRASLEEIRRNDFNLNIPRYVDTYEEEEIIDPKDLVSRHKLVSEEIKKVTKEIEDVYKELNIENDLFR; encoded by the coding sequence ATGGAAAATGTTTTAGGGCGTCAATTATGGTCCATCTATGAGGATTTGAAAAGAGAAAAAAGAATCGGATTCCTGACAGATGATGAGTTTCAAAAGTATTTCCTAGGATTCATTTCCTATAAGTATCTCTCTGAAAAGCTGGAGACCTATATCAATAATGAATTGAAGGGAGAAAACATCAGCTTTGAGGAAGCTTATAGTAATAGGAATTATAAGAAAGGCCTAAGGGAAAGGTCAATTGAAGATATAGGATACTTCTTAAGTCCTAGCCTTTTGTATAAGAACATTGTATCATCAAAGAATTATGGAAGCATCATAATTGAGGAATTGGAAAAGGCATTCAATGAAATCAGCGATTCTTCTGTTGGAAGGGAAAGCCAGGAGGATTTCCAGAACCTCTTTGAAGGTGTGGACTTAAGGGCATCCCAATTAGGAAAGAGAATGGAAGACAAGAATAGGGTTGTATTCAATATTCTGGATGCTTTAAGGTTCGTTCACTTTGATTTGGATAAGGAAAGCAGGGACAATACCCTTTTAAGCAAATCAATTTTAGACAATAGGAAATATAATAAGAATAATCATCTTTCATTAATGGGTTCCGAAAGGAGGGTGCATTCAAGAAGAAAACCTCATGCAATGAGTTTTAAACCAAATCTAAAAGCCATCGAAGCAGATTTTGAATCTTTAGATTCATTGGTTGATGAAAAAATGAAGACTAATCTTAAAGATGAAAGCTTGGCTTATGATTTGGCTGAAGAAAAACTTTCTTATGATTTAAATAAGTCTCTCTTAAATGAGGATAGCTATTCCTTAGATGATGAGGAATATGAAAAATATATTGATAATCTGATTGGAAACAGCTTTGAATATCTGTTGAGTGAGTTTTCATTGAATTCATCAAGCTCCTTCGATTACTATACTCCAAAAGAGGTTTCCACCTTGATTGCCAAACTGATAGCTTCACAGAAGGAACATCTTGATTCTGTCTATGACCCTTGCTGCGGCTCCGCTTCCCTGCTTTTAGAGATAAACAAGGAATTGCCTTGTGATTTCATATGCGGTCAGGAGCTTAATGCATCATTCTATAACATTGCAAGGGAGAACATGATCCTGCATAATATCCATTACAAGGATTTTGACATCAAGCAGGGAGATAGCCTGGAGCAGCCTCAGCATTTGAATTATACATTTGATGCCATTGTAAGTCAGATTCCATTCAATTCCAAATGGACTGCCGATAGGAGTTTTCTTGATGATGTGAGATTTAAGGATTACAACATTCTTCCGCCACGTACCAAAGCTGATTATGCATTCATCCAGCATATGCTCTATCATTTGAATGAGGATGGAATAATGATTGTAGTTGTTCCTCATGGAGTACTGTTCAGGTCTGCCGCTGAAGGAACAATCAGAAGAATCATTGTTGACAGATATAATTATCTTGATGCGGTAATCGGCCTTCCTGCAAACATGTTCTATAGTACCAATAATCCTGCATGTATGATGATATTCAAGAAAAACAGGAATCTTTATGATGATGTATTGTTCATTGACGCTTCTCGTGACTACAATAAATTCAAGCTTATCAATAATCTAAGGGAAGAGGACATCTATAAGATAGTCAGCACCTATTATTACAGGGAAGAAAAGGACGGCTATTCCCATAGGGCCAGCCTGGAAGAGATAAGGAGAAATGACTTTAACCTGAATATTCCTCGTTATGTTGACACTTATGAGGAAGAGGAAATCATTGACCCTAAGGACTTGGTGTCCAGACATAAGCTTGTTAGCGAAGAGATAAAGAAAGTTACAAAAGAGATTGAAGATGTTTATAAGGAGTTAAACATTGAAAATGACTTGTTTAGATAA
- a CDS encoding restriction endonuclease subunit S, with amino-acid sequence MIKKYKFDDVAEIFTGIRIKRYQKGYTIKQEVLKKTYEDSSNIDTDFEDVSDDINSKFYSRKDDIVILLAGSTVSKLEREGIIIPMYYAVVRVREGFDVDFVYHLLKSDIFPRELHKIEEGTTLKIIKTTHLKEICLPIPDYETQVKYGRLFKLMDKRINLNQELIELERQNEKLIMKNLFEKLGE; translated from the coding sequence ATGATTAAAAAATATAAGTTTGATGATGTTGCAGAAATTTTCACTGGAATCAGAATCAAACGTTATCAAAAAGGTTATACAATTAAACAGGAAGTACTTAAAAAGACATATGAAGACAGTTCAAATATAGACACTGATTTTGAAGATGTTTCAGATGACATAAACAGTAAGTTCTATTCAAGAAAGGACGATATTGTCATTCTGCTTGCAGGATCCACTGTAAGCAAGCTTGAAAGGGAAGGAATCATCATACCTATGTACTATGCGGTTGTAAGGGTTAGGGAAGGATTTGATGTTGATTTCGTTTACCACCTTCTAAAAAGCGACATTTTCCCAAGGGAACTGCATAAGATAGAGGAAGGAACTACCTTAAAGATCATTAAGACCACTCACCTTAAGGAAATTTGCCTGCCTATACCTGATTATGAGACTCAAGTTAAATATGGAAGGCTATTCAAGTTAATGGACAAGAGAATTAATTTGAATCAGGAATTGATTGAATTGGAAAGGCAGAATGAAAAGCTGATAATGAAGAATCTATTTGAGAAATTAGGTGAGTAA